In Vicia villosa cultivar HV-30 ecotype Madison, WI linkage group LG7, Vvil1.0, whole genome shotgun sequence, the DNA window agtctctttaggtttaagaagattgaataggggcaactgttataccccaaaatttgcccgcatctttttcagaaagaaggcaacagacttctgtctaaaaattgggagtttcatataatcttggattttatttcataaatatcctgattttatgaatactcggtttttagaatttttcttatacggtattttggttcgctgttgaatttattcttacacaaacgcccactactgtttattacttcacacacgctatttatttgagatttatttgcagataaatagtactgacgcaattggtacataattaaattttgcaggcgcagagtccgggattcagactgtactggtaacaagtaaattattattagtttttgtttcccactaatttttgtactatattattattttcaaaacctcttctattattttcaaatctcttcctttcttttcaaatctctttctttcaaatcaaatcctaactttattccacacatctttcttttcaaaccctaccatacactttctttcaaaccctactaccactcaaattttccttttttgtacggaatcacttcattccccaacgtctctatccttcttttcactctataaatacctctcattttttccataaattctcacatcaaatttcaactcatttctcatatttctatctcataattattttctcttcttccccggcaaaaatggcaaagtggatggatacgtgttttcttatggtcatcactgttttggtggtgatcatgtcctttttctgtctgcatagtcctgaaaaatgcggacctgggttgcttacactcccgatcatctatatgttgttatttatagcatgggtttttaatcgtcatttttaaagtttgtcgtatctttcgctttcaaataatgtactgttcattatatttgtcgtactgttcattatattatgtaatatttgtactatcaatattaaatgtcgtactatcgtttaaattatcaaaataatattatgtgtgttttctgccagttaaatatttatttttctgtgcattaaatatttttcaagattattatagGTAATTTCGTtcacgtacggtatattttatttatttattatgttttgtgtttttctaacaactcatgtaaataaattttcaccattaacacaacaaaaaacaaaaagaaaaaattaactttaactgttgaattttcactttaactgttacgttaatgcccggacagccagttgacagtcagaCCCGCTGACAACGCGATTcttcgtgttttgtaccatcaatcaaatcaatcttttgcatttcaaaattccaagatttttgttctagaagtcttctgaatatcacatgatcagcacagactcaacactgcacaaaaatcaggtacgcttaactgtctcctacacaaacagtccctaactagggtttttgtttttttcaggagaacaagttttttgagacctcaaatggatttcatggacctccatatgtctcaaagcaccaccagacaaattttcaaacttcaattcgctcagacgcacagtcagcagctcaaacagtcaacagacgacagaaaagtcaacagacagtcaaaaatgaaattttttgtcaacatccatattttgtcaaaagattcattatttgatcaatggttgatcataattcatcaagaaaagatcaaaaatcaacaaaaccctaagtttcaaaattagggttttctcctaaaaagtcaactgaattttGACCGGCCATAATTTTCTCCTCGTTcactcaaaaaattccaaccaaagcttgttttgaaggaaattaaattatatttcaaatgcaattgataccatggtcattggattcaccatttgaaaaatatgagcttagacattacaggtcattttcaaagtcaacaaaaagtggttttttgtcaaaggccataacatcaagataacttctccaaatgaaaaaaagtttccaaagtagcttaaagaggacatcttgaggtttctaaaaagtacaagaactccttcatatgatcaaaattgagggatttatgtcttgttgaagttggctattttttgggaaaatgcatgaaaccaacattgatcaaaaatgtttttttcttcCAAAAGGGGCCtaattttcatgatccaaacatgattctaatgatgctaagggcctcccacgaccaacctaaggcccataacatttttatttcttttttagtttaattttattacatttaaagttaaattaaagaagaaatggtgaaggataatggtacaatgctttgatcttaagctaaagccatcaagATTGATTCCACTCTGCAGCATGGaagtacatggcaggcctagagcaagagggtgaagaaaattcaaagccatggccaaagaattcaaaggtttttatattaaaaaattcaaaattcaaaaagcaatcaatgcttcttagcttagctttgcagcacctccattgcttataaatgaagtagaacacttcagtaaaCACACACACATGAATTCAGAGTCAATCCTATGCTTGTATCATACTTGTAgcaacttgaaaatttcaaagaaaactaAATTTCGAATTTTGGGTTCAAGCaagtttcaatccaaactaaacattcaaacatcatccctgaacatcattgaacATATCTAAATCAATTTCTAGCCtcaaagcctcacaaatcgagccatacaagccacggtttgtcaaGAACTAAATCAAGTTCTAACGCATACTTACatgtttatttaattgaatttaacctTGTATTTGTGCTTATAATGAAGTATAGATGCTTTCTGGGTGGTTTAATTAAAGTTTAAGTGCAAAACGAAGTatacaccattttagggtttttgagtTCAAAAAGAGGGGTCTTCGTTTTAAGCAAAATTTCAGGAAACTAATGGTTCTAATGAGTTCGTGAGGTCCATACGAGCTCAACCATGGTCTCATATTAGATTTATCATGCTTGTGTGAGATTTTTGAATTTGCAGGAGCTTTAGTGACGGAAAAAACCGTAGGTAAAAcctttacctacagttgcaggTATTTGAaatgaagaagacgaagacgtggcttGTTCTGATTGGTTGGTTTGCGCGCGCGTGTATTTTGAAGTTCAGACCAATCATATGCTTTGCGTTCCACTATTATATCATGTGCCTTATGATCTCAGCCATCAGATTTCATTAATTCAAGATCCAACGCGCTTGAATGCTCATCCTTACCATAAACCTTCCTATCAACCACACCagatcattaatatatatattttccattttattttatttattttgcaaaattaatttaaaatagtttaaaaaatcaaaaaaatataataaaaatatttttaggttcataaaataatatattattttttgatataaaaatattttatttttcttaataattaaaatattttgtttaattaattagataatattgttatatttatcttttaattgtttctaacctatcaaaaatcagaaaaaaatattttctttttatttaaccaagtttatatattataaactaattttgtgcatatttagaatatttttccctttaagtttaaattatttgtataattatcaattaattaacttaataatatccaaaataacttcaaaaatcccaaaaaaattagttttattttaaaattaattaacaaacaatttggacatattttagacttaattttttaggtttaaattttatttctgatTCTtagccttttaattaaattaactatgcattaattctaattaaaatcaaccatccgaaaaatccaaaaatacttccctttatcttattgcaatttaaattcatagataagtgtataggttgtcaaaattcatgtaaatagcgtagtttacatttctcgcacaatcgatgtaatagcgtagatttatttcccgcattttacattcccgcacttttaatttctgtacatataaaactgcgtgtatgtcaaagataaaaataaagcgttaggtcactaatctcaaaagacaaaaatatctgaatcagaacacgatcacacttgcacctcttagggtaatcccattgttactcttttcaaaatcaattctactgtttcaaatgcaaatccaaactttttttttacattcggtcaaaggagaattttctaaaagaaatgggaaaggaccttataaatttagggtagatctcctaattgcttgctcaaatcaaaacaacaaatgtttcacatattcactgttttttcaaaacaaaactttcaaaaaaaaaaagacaatactttgtatatatccaaacaaggatcattacgaagttaaagatcttttttttttcaaaacatctttcgaaagataaaacactttgtatacatccgcaaaaggatcattacaaagttaatttacaaaggtattttaaaaccacatacaagcatttcaaagcaagacaaatgattcaaacaagtgagctaagcaattaagagcccatggataaccatggatacaaaggggtgctaataccttccctttgtataacctacccctgaacccaaaatctcttaaaggtctttttctgtttcttttataaacctttccttaattggataaaataaaagtcggtggcgactctctgattttcacaaactcaaaaaaaagtagagtcagttcgtatctcacgagaaaaaaccgaggacgacagtgTGCCTCTTTGATTGCTTCAATAAACTCGTGATCGTCTTGGAGAAAACCCATGGCGAAGCATGCATCTCTGAAGGTTTTATGTTGGACACCATCTATATTTTTGATGTCATCATAGCTTATGGGACCTTTCTTGGTGGTTAACATCATTCGTAGATAATACAACTCTCCTGTACACTGCGGAACCCACATTAGTCGACCAATTGTGTATCCCCGCTGTCATGGCTTCCAAGTTCTTGATCTCTTGACATATacaattttttaaacaaattgtCTATAAGTTAGCAACCTTGCCTCTTCATATTGATTGGTTGCCTCAAACCAAGAAGTAGACATGGATTCTATAACACTTGGCTTAATTAAGACATCCCCAATTTATTCGTAATCTCGGTAGTAAACACCTTCCAAGTGAAAGAACAATCTCTCCATAGTAGGTTTTCTTCCATGTATTGAGTATGAGAAGATTCTCCAGCATGCTTCACTGGGTGAAACATATCTACAATCTAGATATTGTTTAATCTCATCAACATTTTTATCACCAGGCCTGTTGGTTGACTCAGATGGAACAATAACAGCAGAAATTCTATCAGACCCCTTGTTTATATACTTGAATAAGTATTTGATTGAAGTACTTTGGTTGCACCATTCCATGTTGATGTGTGCTTCATACTTCAACAACAGATTCGGGTTATGAGGAACGACATGACCGTTATGCAGTATTATTCCATTTTTGTCAATTGTGTTTCCATTATCTCTCTTTCTGTAAATAGGATATCCATCTTGATCGACTACAGTTGTACTTTGAAACTTTTTTGGATAATATTTAGAACACTTCCCCTCTTTCATGCATGGTGAATTCATATTAGCAAGGCCACAAGGACcatgtgtaacaccccttactaaccccgcggcaatttaaaacaattattcagagtacatgaaataagggtgccacaattcataataaataaacatcattcagtcatatcatgcattcactgaggtaatcatcataatttaaaacggttcatgttaacacagcggaaatttatcaaaaacggactaagtttaacatcttcaaaacttatcctccaaaacatcaaaacataactagagtcataatcatagactctaaacaatcgcgtccccagtgttacaactatcagagcatgacacccgacgctgactcatgagctaatcctcaccgagtcgaacagccgctatccttaatctgaaaatgacaacatgtaagggtgagtctcatcataattaacaaatgttataaggttataaagccataacacatcacagttgtatcattcacccaattgtttcataaacagacattcacaacaagcaaaccaaaatcaatacatcattaatatttacaacactggaatacatccaatcatgttataaattatgcatatgtatgaactagcactatgcatgtggtaccaatcatcatcaaatggggataacccatgaccgatccaacatcgtccaagatacggccctgccagcacagattccacacgatgggaatcatgcccttcactgatccaacacacccttatggatacagtatcatcaatgaacatgaatgaatgcaacatatataacatacttataccatcatcatcaatcatcaacatcatcatcatcattcaagtatgttcatatatattaacatcattcaattacaattccataatcatcatacacaaaacatacacgtatttgcatcaatcttcatactcaacaagaatagcatacatgtattttcatcattctaaaaaccaatcaatcctCATCAtgtagattatcctacaaggttcgtttagctcaaaacggcgcatcaaacggaccaacggttaaaaagttatgcatcttgaacctttttaaaatatctcaaaacaccaacagcacgcggcgccatcacccgttcgcggcgcgcactgagcgtcccaaaattcattggctctccgccaagctgttcgcggcgcaaacatccacacgcggcgcgaaacgagaaacaagttacgccttcgcggcgcgaacacaggtacgcggagcgacctgagcgtatcacaacttcctggcattttgcccacctgttcgcggcgcctccctgtgcacgcggcgcgaaccggtaaattcagaaaccccaacctgcagaaaacaacattctatgcattccaaacacacccaaaccataccagtacgaacctagagaaatagaatgcacaaacaacaccaaatacgtctcataatacaccatttacacatcaattgagaccatagcaacgcagacatcatagattcaaacatagagatcaaacatcatacaattgactcaatccctaaacctatcatatgactcaatcgacccgaattccacatctattcagtactaTCAactcctaacccgataatagatgataatcagataagtctccccttaccttagacgaatttcttgattcttggtctctccctctatcgttctccttcacgttcctcgttcctcagacttctgttctttcacgttctttctttcttcccaattccaattattttatgaaaataataataatattagtaaagggccttcctatatcacacctccccccccccccccccttttactatttctcacatggtccaaatgccataaaccattatttatttattattttcacaaaatccttaataattctaattattaattcaatattcttgattaaattaatattaaaattatacgggcgttacaccaTGCACCATATGAGTCTTAACCAAATTATACATCCTTGGTTCCAACACCGGATTTGGTATTTCGTCCGAAATAATTCTATCAATGTCAAAAGGTGCTGGGTATTTGTTTGAAGGATGCAAGAAAATTAGAATATGGGCATGAGGCAATCCTCTTTTTTGGAATTCAATAGTGTACATGTCTGCAAAAGAATTGATTCAAGATATTCAATTAAAATTTCAAGTGTTATGAGAAATAGACAAATTATAGTAGTTGGAAAACTTACACGCAAGTACTTTGCCAAAGATACCCTTCTTGGTTAAATCGGATAGAAGTTCATCAAACTTCAATTTGAAGATCCTTGAAATGATATCTGGTCTATCTTGAGGTTTCAAGTGAAGAGGTCCGAGTACTCTTTGTATCTCCGGCCAATTAGGATTGCAGGTAAAAGTTATGAACAAATCTGGAAACCCAACTTTGCTACAAATAGCCATTCCGTCATAATAAAGTTGATCCATGAACCTTCGATTTCCAACGTAGGATGATGGCAATACAACTCTTTTACCTGTGCTGGACCCAAGTGCTACACTTTCATCACCCTCTTCATTGAGATTATTATATTTGGAAACTCTTAACTTTGACTGATTGTTACGGAGCCGTGTTAATCTTTCAGACTCCATCATGGTGTACCCATCAACCAAAAATTGTTGAAATAATCttcttgatgataacaaagttttTGCCTCATCGGATATGGATTGAATCTGAAATGCAAGCCACTCTCTAATTGTGAGACGATtacgtttgttatcatcaaatatCTCCAAATCTCGATGAGCCACGTCAGGTCTATAATCATCCTCACCATATGGAAAAATCAATGGATATTGATATGCCAAATAACTTGCATGGAACTCATCTATTCTTTTAAGTTTTCCACTTCTTTTTTCCATAATAATGTCCCTTTCCTCTGCAGTGTCAACATCACCAACAATTAACGCTGCAACTTCAGACACAGTAGGTTGATTGTAGATCCTACCATCTGTTTTGCAATCAGAAATGTGTCTCAACTTTAAGTTGTGGACGTTATCATTGTTAATTCTTTCCCTTGCCATTTGGAAGCTTTTTGCATGTGCGTTATGTCTGTACAACATTGCAGAAAGTTGTTGAACAATGGATGGATCAATATCTGTGGAATTCCTAATAATAAATGGAGAAAAGAATTATTGACCAAAACAGATAAACTACAAATGTGTATGGGAGCTGAACTAAAAATATGCATAATTACCTTAGACCATCCATTCTATTTTCAACTTCATTTTCGGTGCCATAGACGTATAGTTGTGCGAACTTTGGTTTTTGCCCCTGTGCTGGTAACAGACTCCCGATTTGATGGCAAGATTGACCTTGAATGCGTATTGTGGGTGGTCCACAACCATTGTTGTACTTGTTATCCAACTTGGCACCAGGAGATGTGAATGCGAACATCATGTTGTAAACTCGTATTTGTTGTTGGAATTTTCTGCTGATTagtgaatcatgatcaaaaagcAGTTTTGTTAGATCAGGAGGCGGTGTTTTCAAGAAAGGTAACTCAACTTTCCCGTTACCACAACACAATGAATATTTAGGATTTGCCGAGTGCTTGTGTTTCTCCATCCTCTCTTGATACCACATTAATGCCGAGCAATATCGACATTCAAATAGTGGATCGCCAATATCATAATACTCTACAAATAGAAATAGATAAATTAGGTAACGCACATTTGAACATGGGTTCATATAAAGCCAACCATTTATTAAATAATGAAACATACCATTTGATGGATGCGGCATGGAGCTAGTACCGGTAACATTGTCATCGTCAGAGCTAaaatcttcatcagaatcaacaGCTGCCAACATAAGTTTACATTGAATGTTAGTACCGATTCTGCACTAATTAAATGACAATTgtttgataattaaaaaaaactatgtagttcaattatttataataaaatactaGTACTCCAttgtcaacttagtatcaaaaaTATTGTTGTTAAAGACGCTGAAAGACATCAACTACCGCATAGAACTACCGTTGAAAGGTACCTGTAAAGATAATCGATACAAATACAGATACAACTCCAATAAAGTTAATCACACTCAAACTAACCAGTTTCAATTGTTTAAATGCCCAATTTATGATTAAAATAGAAGAACAATTTTACAACACGCATCATTAAGATTTAGTTTTGGTTTATCATTGTTAGATTATTATCTGATACTAAACAATTTCAACCTTGAAAAATTATAAATCCGAATAAATGTGGATATATTTAGATTTTAGAAAAAGATGTGCATATGATTTCTAACTCAAAAACCAAATAGCATTTTTTTTTTCCAATGAAACCTAATCATTCAAGATAAATATAACAAAACCACAAGTAGATTCACATTTCACATCCTGAACAAACACATATTAGTAGATCAATCCATTGATACACCAAGATTCATAACAGATGAACCAAACCCTAACAAAGAAAAATCTACAAAACAGAATTACATAGAAACAAGATCTAAGCCCTCTCGCCTCTGATTCTGCGAGCGAGTTGAATATCCTTAGGCATAATAGTAACTCTCTTTGCATGAATCGCACAAAGGTTAGTGTCCTCGAACAAACCAACAAGATATGCTTCAGCGGCTTCTTGAAGAGCAGAAACAGCACTGCTTTGGAATCGGAGATCTGTTTTGAAGTCCTGAGCAATTTCACGAACAAGTCTTTGGAATGGAAGTTTCCTGATGAGAAGCTCAGTGCTCTTCTGATACTTCCTGATCTCTCTTAAGGCAACAGTTCCTGGACGGAATCTGTGAGGCTTCTTCACTCCTCCGGTGGCCGGAGCAGATTTCCGAGCGGCCTTGGTTGCGAGTTGTTTCCTTGGGGCTTTGCCTCCGGTGGACTTGCGAGCGGTTTGTTTGGTACGAGCCATTTCGATTGGGAGAGAAAAAGAGAagtttgtttgattgtttgttgttttggatGTGATGTAGGTGAAGAAAGTGTTTGGGTGAATATATATTAAAGAAGAAAATGAGGAGAGAGCGggaattggaaaaagaaaatagaaaaattggAGACATGGTGATCGTTGATTAGACTGGATATCTACGGTTGTACTTCGCTGGGAGGGAAATAGGATCGCGATCCGTGGCATTTAAAACTAAACCAATAGAATCATTTcttaatatcatttttatttatttatttttgggtaaaaatagaaaagagcGTGTAAGTTTTTAACTTGTATTGTACTCACATTCTGCACTGTAACGTTGCTGTTTTCTTGCATTTCCTAATCTATATAcaatcatatcatatcatattaaTTTATAATCCTACAAATTCTTCCCCCATTGTTCCCGCCAAATTTTCCACCAAtaacaaatcatcatcatatcatcctatttattaataataataaataataataatataataataataatagagccACTTATTAATTCCTATTTTTTAGCTAATACACAAccaccttttaaaaaaaatctctaataataataataataaattcacAAGGCACTTTTTAATTCctattttttagttaatataCAACCacatctttttaaaaataaaatacctAATTCACTATTTATTATTaagcttaattgcaattttgatccctctattatccattttttttgggttttggtaagccataattaattaaaataatataataatcatcatactaaattataatcctacaacttcttCCCCCTAAAAAGTTCCCGCCAAATTTTCCACCAataagtgttttaaaaatcggaccgtccggtcggaccggtcgaaccgggaatcagccaggtaaccggtctggttcaatagctggatcggaaatgtcattgaaccggtgtaaACCGGTTAAAACCAGTGTAAACCGCTAAAACCAGAAAAAACGACGGTTTTTGTGAACCGAcagtttaaatgtatttttttattttttttaatttaaaaaattaaaacaacgtcgttttgactattttaatgaaaaattaaaataaaaaataaaaaaattgttccagatgcggttgattttgttaccaataattttgatattgaagaaggagatcccaacattgaaaccatttttttattgaaattaaatttagtagacaattgatttgttttgttataaattattcaattagattatattgcgattaaacttttgtttgcaattatattttataattatgtactattttattatgtgtgatacatatgtgtaaaatttgaatttaaattataaacttgtgaatttatttaaatggtatgatattttcaaaaaatttaaaatcctACAACTTCTTCCCCCTAAAAAGTTCCCGCCAAATTTTCCACCAataagtgttttaaaaaccggaccgtccggtcggaccggtcgaaccgggaatcagccaggtaaccggtctggttcaatagctggatcggaaatgtcattgaaccggtgtaaACCGGTTAAAACCAGTGTAAACCGCTAAAACCAGAAAAAACGACGGTTTTTGTGAACCGAcagtttaaatgtatttttttattttttttaatttaaaaaattaaaacaacgtcgttttgactattttaatgaaaaattaaaataaaaaataaaaaaattgttccagatgcggttgattttgttaccaataattttgatattgaagaaggagatcccaacattgaaaccatttttttattgaaattaaatttagtagacaattgatttgttttgttataaattattcaattagattatattgcgattaaacttttgtttgcaattatattttataattatgtactattttattatgtgtgatacatatgtgtaaaatttgaatttaaattataaacttgtgaatttatttaaatggtatgatattttcaaaaaatttaaaatcctACAACTTCTTCCCCCTAAAAAGTTCCCGCCAAATTTTCCACCAataagtgttttaaaaaccggaccgtccggtcggaccggtcgaaccgggaatcagccaggtaaccggtctggttcaatagctggatcggaaatgtcattgaaccggtgtaaACCGGTTAAAACCAGTGTAAACCGCTAAAACCAGAAAAAACGACGGTTTTTGTGAACCGAcagtttaaatgtatttttttattttttttaatttaaaaaattaaaacaacgtcgttttgactattttaatgaaaaattaaaataaaaaataaaaaaattgttccagatgcggttgattttgttaccaataattttgatattgaagaaggagatcccaacattgaaaccatttttttattgaaattaaatttagtagacaattgatttgttttgttataaattattcaattagattatattgcgattaaacttttgtttgcaattatattttataattatgtactattttattatgtgtgatacatatgtgtaaaatttgaatttaaattataaacttg includes these proteins:
- the LOC131620216 gene encoding uncharacterized protein LOC131620216; the protein is MNSPCMKEGKCSKYYPKKFQSTTVVDQDGYPIYRKRDNGNTIDKNGIILHNGHVVPHNPNLLLKYEAHINMEWCNQSTSIKYLFKYINKGSDRISAVIVPSESTNRPGDKNVDEIKQYLDCRYVSPSEACWRIFSYSIHGRKPTMERLFFHLEGVYYRDYE
- the LOC131618568 gene encoding uncharacterized protein LOC131618568; translated protein: MLAAVDSDEDFSSDDDNVTGTSSMPHPSNEYYDIGDPLFECRYCSALMWYQERMEKHKHSANPKYSLCCGNGKVELPFLKTPPPDLTKLLFDHDSLISRKFQQQIRVYNMMFAFTSPGAKLDNKYNNGCGPPTIRIQGQSCHQIGSLLPAQGQKPKFAQLYVYGTENEVENRMDGLR
- the LOC131618569 gene encoding histone H3.2; its protein translation is MARTKQTARKSTGGKAPRKQLATKAARKSAPATGGVKKPHRFRPGTVALREIRKYQKSTELLIRKLPFQRLVREIAQDFKTDLRFQSSAVSALQEAAEAYLVGLFEDTNLCAIHAKRVTIMPKDIQLARRIRGERA